Proteins encoded together in one Camelina sativa cultivar DH55 chromosome 9, Cs, whole genome shotgun sequence window:
- the LOC104715402 gene encoding uncharacterized protein LOC104715402, with the protein MKLDVFQVDQHEFEVKDDRNKFVVHLKNKTCTCRFFDIERIPCIHAIVAAKRTNMDEYKLVDHFYLTDIWAKAYAESIHPSGDVKNWVFPDAVAEYFCAPPQTRIKSGRPPKKRKRSVGEFGVPDLSRNTLQMYTS; encoded by the exons ATGAAACTAGATGTTTTTCAAGTGGATCAACATGAGTTTGAGGTCAAAGATGATAGGAATAAGTTTGTTGTTCACCTAAAGAACAAGACTTGTACCTGCCGTTTCTTTGACATTGAAAGGATTCCTTGCATTCACGCCATTGTTGCTGCAAAGCGTACAAACATGGATGAATACAAACTGGTTGATCATTTCTATTTGACAGATATTTGGGCTAAAGCATATGCTGAGAGCATTCATCCAAGTGGAGATGTGAAGAATTGGGTATTTCCAGATGCAGTAGCTGAATACTTCTGTGCTCCACCACAAACTAGGATAAAGAGTGGGAGACCgccaaagaagagaaagagatcagttGGAGAGTTTGGTGTACCAG ATTTATCCAGGAACACTCTACAGATGTATACTTCATAG
- the LOC109126590 gene encoding uncharacterized protein LOC109126590, whose product MKIVFEDFGLDGLVKEISLSYELPKMKLIVEDSPPIFIRNDRQVCTFIRKIQENPEIGRLCVSEFDQSFGSDISVSKPLGDTCSTAEKEKNNNSFALPADRDPILISAGSSHTTAHETHKELNRSIGSDVSTTHNDIEISTAEKGI is encoded by the exons ATGAAGATTGTTTTTGAAGATTTCGGACTTGATGGTCTAGTTAAAGAGATTTCACTCAGCTATGAACTTCCAAAGATGAAATTAATTGTAGAAGATTCTCCTCCTATCTTCATTCGCAATGACCGCCAAGTCTGCACTTTTATCAGGAAGATACAAGAAAATCCTGAGATAGGACGTTTGTGTGTATCG GAATTTGATCAATCATTTGGTAGTGATATCTCAGTTTCTAAGCCACTTGGTGATACATGTTCAACcgctgaaaaagaaaagaacaataatTCATTTGCCTTGCCTGCTGATCGAGATCCTATTCTGATCTCTGCAGGAAGTTCACATACGACTGCACATGAAACACACAAG gaaCTTAATCGGTCTATTGGAAGTGATGTTTCTACGACACATAATGATATAGAAATCTCAACAGCTGAAAAAGGAATATGA
- the LOC109126577 gene encoding uncharacterized protein LOC109126577 produces the protein MEISFKSRKITVFDCRTHESKSDLVETHVKPIAEMISYLLGTERNRGTLDLSPFKVLCPKKFFRRIKSEANCGLFILKMVECHSMGVEEMMSKLQEEVSEDIRAKLCFDIYHDIILKKIEMFRG, from the exons ATGGAAATAAGCTTCAAGTCTAGGAAGATTACTGTTTTTGATTGTCGAACTCATGAGAGTAAAAGTGACTTGGTGGAAACTCATGTTAAGCCAATTGCAG AGATGATATCTTATCTCTTAGGCactgaaagaaacagaggaacacTTGATCTGTCTCCATTTAAAGTCTTATGCCCTAAGAAGTTCTTTCGTCGCATTAAGAGTGAAGCAAACTGTGGATTATTCATCCTCAAAATGGTGGAATGCCACTCAATGGGCGTAGAAGAGATGATGAGTAAGCTTCAAGAAGAGGTTTCAGAAGATATTAGAGCCAAGTTATGTTTTGATATCTATCATGATATCATTCTTAAGAAGATTGAGATGTTTAGAggttga
- the LOC104715403 gene encoding uncharacterized protein LOC104715403, translating into MRNWALEWSWQLRATRLKSSEFFVVKKYCHEHNCDTTHRNANHRQATAKLLGSFYCNNYGEKKVGLKPKQIMELARKDHGVYIPYKKAWRAKEEGQNLVRGTAEDSYLHLAKWLYMAREKNPGTVAYLELDPMKNFKYVFISFGQSIRGFSLMRRVIAVDGTFLKGKYKGTLLAATAQDGDYHLYPIAFAIVDSENDIAWNWFFRCLLTIIPDAPDLVFVSDRASFIEKAISELYPASHQGICNFHLKNNIKLKFKSKSFLPLVESAANAFTFHEFEGAFRDI; encoded by the exons ATGAGAAACTGGGCACTTGAATGGAG TTGGCAATTGCGTGCGACTAGGCTAAAATCATCTGAATTCTTTGTGGTGAAGAAGTATTGTCATGAACACAATTGTGACACAACCCACAGGAATGCCAACCATAGACAAGCAACTGCAAAGTTGCTTGGGAGTTTTTACTGCAACAACTATGGAGAAAAGAAAGTTGGTCTCAAACCAAAACAGATTATGGAATTGGCCAGAAAAGATCATGGAGTATACATACCATACAAAAAAGCCTGGAGAGCAAAAGAGGAAGGTCAGAATTTGGTTAGAGGCACTGCTGAGGACAGTTATTTACATCTAGCGAAATGGTTGTACATGGCAAGGGAAAAAAATCCAGGAACAGTTGCTTATCTTGAGTTGGATCCTATGAAGAATTTCAAATACGTATTCATCTCATTTGGTCAGTCGATTAGAGGTTTTTCTTTAATGAGAAGAGTGATTGCTGTTGATGGTACATTCCTAAAAGGAAAGTATAAGGGAACTTTGCTAGCAGCTACTGCACAAGATGGAGATTATCACTTATACCCGATAGCATTTGCCATTGTTGATTCAGAAAATGATATTGCATGGAATTGGTTCTTCAGGTGTTTGCTCACTATCATCCCTGATGCACCAGATTTGGTATTTGTTTCTGACCGTGCTTCATTCATTGAAAAAGCAATCTCAGAATTGTATCCAGCATCCCATCAAGGCATTTGCAATTTTCATCTCAAaaacaacattaaattaaagttCAAGAGTAAAAGCTTCTTGCCTCTTGTCGAATCAGCAGCTAATGCTTTTACGTTTCATGAGTTTGAAGGTGCTTTTAGGGATATATAG